One genomic segment of Primulina tabacum isolate GXHZ01 chromosome 9, ASM2559414v2, whole genome shotgun sequence includes these proteins:
- the LOC142555339 gene encoding large ribosomal subunit protein uL15c-like — translation MASSLLSLSTRTPSATTLLLHLSSSHFKGSIRTLKENPLVFPSIKLSHSKPKQRQPLVVLNLAASGVQETGLGGQNVRFRLNNLGPQPGSRKKSKRKGRGHAAGQGGSCGFGMRGQKSRSGPGVRKGFEGGQMPLYRRIPKLRGIAGGMHAGLPKYVPVNLKDIADAGFQEGEVVSLESLKTKGLINPSGRERRLPLKILGDGELNVKLEFKARAFSKSAKEKLEASGCSLTVLPGRKKWVKPSVAKNIARAEEYFAKKRAAAENPS, via the exons ATGGCATCTTCTCTACTCTCCCTCTCCACCCGCACCCCTTCCGCAACCACGCTGCTGCTTCATCTTTCCTCTTCTCATTTTAAG GGCAGTATACGAACTTTAAAGGAGAACCCACTTGTATTTCCTTCCATAAAACTCTCCCACTCTAAACCAAAACAGAGGCAACCACTTGTCGTTCTGAATTTAGCTGCTTCTGGTGTCCAGGAGACTGGATTAGGGGGGCAGAATGTGCGGTTTCGTCTTAATAACTTGGGCCCGCAACCCGGGTCGCGGAAGAAATCGAAGAGAAAGGGGAGAGGGCATGCGGCTGGACAGGGAGGCAGTTGTGGGTTTGGAATGAGAGGTCAGAAATCTAGGTCTGGTCCTGGGGTTCGAAAGGGGTTTGAAGGTGGACAGATGCCGTTGTACCGGAGGATTCCTAAGTTGAGAGGGATTGCTGGAG GTATGCATGCTGGTCTGCCGAAGTATGTGCCCGTCAACTTGAAAGATATTGCTGATGCCGGATTTCAAGAGGGAGAAGTGGTTTCCCTGGAGTCACTGAAGACAAAAGGTCTGATCAACCCATCAGGAAGGGAAAGGAGACTTCCTCTAAAG ATTTTAGGTGATGGAGAACTGAATGTGAAACTGGAATTCAAGGCTCGCGCCTTCTCAAAGTCGGCAAAAGAGAAGCTTGAGGCTTCAGGTTGCTCCCTAACCGTACTCCCAGGCCGGAAGAAGTGGGTCAAGCCATCAGTGGCTAAGAACATTGCACGAGCAGAAGAATATTTTGCCAAGAAAAGAGCAGCAGCCGAAAACCCTTCTTAA